A section of the Delphinus delphis chromosome 1, mDelDel1.2, whole genome shotgun sequence genome encodes:
- the ECHDC2 gene encoding enoyl-CoA hydratase domain-containing protein 2, mitochondrial isoform X3, whose protein sequence is MNRPSARNALGNVFVSELLEALAQLREDRQVRVLIFRSGVKGVFCAGADLKEREQMSEAEVGVFVQRLRGLMNEIAAFPAPTIAAMDGFALGGGLELALACDLRVAAASSAVMGLIETTRGLLPGAGGTQRLPRCLGVALAKELIFTGRRLSGSQAQALGLVNHAVAQNEEGNAAYHRARALAQEILPQAPTAVRLGKVAIDRGTEVDIASGMAIEGICYAQNIPTRDRLEGMAAFREKRPPRFVGE, encoded by the exons ATGAACAGACCAAGCGCCCGCAATGCCCTGGGGAACGTCTTCGTTAGTGAG CTGCTGGAAGCTCTGGCCCAGCTGCGGGAGGACCGGCAAGTGCGTGTCCTGATCTTCAGAAGTGGAGTGAAGGGTGTATTCTGTGCAG GTGCAGACCTGAAGGAGCGGGAGCAGATGAGTGAGGCGGAGGTGGGGGTCTTTGTCCAGCGGCTCCGAGGCCTGATGAATGAGATTG CAGCCTTCCCTGCGCCCACCATTGCAGCTATGGATGGGTTTGCCTTAGGTGGAGGCCTGGAACTCGCCCTGGCCTGTGACCTCCGAGTGGCAG cAGCTTCCTCAGCTGTCATGGGGCTGATTGAGACCACCCGAGGACTCCTCCCAGGAGCAG GAGGGACTCAGAGGCTGCCTCGATGCCTGGGGGTGGCCCTGGCGAAGGAGCTCATCTTCACAGGCCGACGACTGAGCGGGTCACAGGCCcaggctctggggctggtgaACCATGCTGTGGCCCAGAATGAGGAGGGCAACGCCGCCTACCACCGGGCACGAGCACTGGCCCAGGAGATCCTGCCCCAG GCCCCCACTGCTGTGCGGCTGGGCAAAGTAGCCATTGACCGAGGAACAGAG GTGGACATTGCATCAGGGATGGCCATTGAAGGGATATGCTATGCCCAG AACATCCCGACCCGGGATCGGCTGGAAGGCATGGCTGCCTTCAGGGAGAAGCGGCCCCCTAGATTTGTTGGCGAGTGA